Proteins encoded by one window of Cylindrospermum stagnale PCC 7417:
- the cas10d gene encoding type I-D CRISPR-associated protein Cas10d/Csc3: MTEFDDDLPEQVPDFDSAKDEDEESPVKRELLTIRLFKEAVKKAKGNEGDYILEIFAERVLPNLIQQLAGATAKGGKFFEVTVELINAKRAKEDKKPLRRDNAGDQSILAHLLNGLFPSYRILKKLQAEGIDTNPVKRNCENLQSSIFIVSYLLHDYEKFPDYQVWLIANDNEGKFVNRNWEEQPGKKEDAPNLGRGYITKKILDFGLYYLLDENWKELIDDIIEISSNAGVKNDADLGLITRGLKPLDDERLDSRVRQVLIDLVSLSDLFASVIKHPRDVENGRLPTLLARLSNHQLKLTYHSLSENRGILSNIFNNAVIEVHPEEFYTPLLYLPDGVVYLATVDAPPIITDGIPERVIAKIKYLCAEKLKERQTGFNRSGKGLKFADYYWLFFDVVELMQVSIDATSRLLPDSKIASVGKRGESLQSYQEQGELPANLTFQFANEIRIDRLAEFGDILCRGIWDSWYEKVNDWQKQLPKNKRKTITDLELTQKLAAYLELSEEIPAIRQIQALKKTGGVPLDWYYLAAQYFRKHPGLDFAQILEVMKGMVNHTASLIRPILAEFQDMPDGWDDLKTYVSRVISLPTGAVIEPKPDSFLVELQRYNAAKITGRGRENVCAISSSSYTVTEQMESATLFAPQVYSNRQILFNAQAAKRQICSIWSIEIMLRQILMNQTNAVGADFEGRKYRYLYIYPTYFFTPETNKFLQTAYNQFSRTRFDAEMRKHFITEKQVANFQIESYQKVDELLIKENLKPEDDRTFKISFPEKETLTFFFLGLPPGREPTDTESWVTPAWLALALPLVLDVKVVASESPVPPFISGADFEQTVLIDGEHQAIRSLIQQDNYRLDSILPRDSEKREFSPLNALTAAYSIHLEVNRKKDGDPDWGKLADLARDLETTPLYVFHYLNKWLRKQDKIESVAIAKIRLYLDFYHYFEPGGQAVNQLRKLTELYRRFYRSKSQYAKANAILKPIDEAADVILKIDKAIANDIDSLTDIVAARLAKLMNNVRRKAAEGKPTLALIDGKWKPALTSEEERQAVYEFSRYFVKDIFEGSFKSDRARLAGTQLNLIRDTCEYLYRLADDEERKARPQVEPDEIPELEIEVSV; encoded by the coding sequence ATGACAGAATTTGATGATGATTTACCAGAGCAAGTCCCAGATTTTGACTCAGCAAAAGATGAAGATGAAGAATCACCTGTCAAACGAGAACTTCTGACTATTCGATTATTCAAAGAAGCTGTAAAAAAGGCAAAAGGCAATGAGGGAGATTATATCTTAGAAATCTTTGCAGAAAGAGTATTGCCTAACCTTATTCAGCAATTAGCGGGAGCAACTGCAAAGGGTGGAAAATTCTTTGAAGTAACTGTAGAACTCATTAATGCCAAAAGAGCAAAGGAAGATAAAAAACCACTTCGTAGAGACAATGCTGGCGACCAATCTATACTTGCTCATTTGCTTAATGGTCTATTTCCCAGTTATCGAATTTTGAAAAAATTACAAGCAGAAGGAATAGATACTAACCCAGTTAAACGTAATTGTGAAAACTTACAATCTTCTATATTTATAGTTTCTTACTTGTTGCATGACTATGAAAAATTCCCTGACTATCAAGTTTGGTTAATTGCTAATGATAACGAGGGAAAATTTGTCAATCGTAACTGGGAGGAACAACCAGGAAAAAAAGAAGATGCTCCTAATCTTGGACGTGGTTACATTACCAAAAAGATTTTGGATTTCGGATTATACTACTTGCTAGATGAAAACTGGAAAGAACTCATTGATGATATTATTGAAATTAGCAGCAATGCTGGTGTTAAAAACGATGCTGATTTAGGTTTGATTACTCGTGGATTAAAACCCTTGGATGATGAAAGGCTAGATAGCAGAGTTAGACAGGTTTTAATTGACTTAGTTTCGCTATCTGATTTATTTGCTTCAGTCATCAAACATCCGCGAGATGTCGAAAATGGTCGCTTACCTACATTACTTGCAAGATTAAGTAATCATCAACTAAAACTTACCTATCATTCCCTTTCAGAAAATCGCGGTATTCTCTCCAACATTTTCAATAATGCTGTAATTGAAGTACATCCTGAAGAGTTTTATACACCATTATTATATTTGCCTGATGGTGTTGTCTACCTAGCTACTGTTGATGCTCCTCCGATTATAACTGACGGGATTCCCGAAAGAGTTATCGCCAAAATTAAATACCTGTGTGCAGAGAAACTTAAGGAAAGACAAACAGGTTTTAATCGTAGTGGTAAAGGGTTGAAGTTTGCTGATTATTACTGGCTATTTTTTGATGTAGTTGAATTAATGCAAGTTAGCATTGATGCTACTTCCCGACTACTTCCCGACTCAAAAATTGCTTCTGTTGGTAAGCGAGGAGAAAGTTTGCAGAGTTATCAAGAACAAGGCGAATTACCTGCAAATTTAACTTTCCAGTTTGCTAATGAAATTCGTATTGACCGCTTGGCAGAGTTTGGTGATATTTTATGCCGAGGAATTTGGGATAGTTGGTATGAAAAGGTTAATGACTGGCAGAAACAATTACCAAAAAATAAGAGAAAAACTATTACTGATTTGGAATTGACACAAAAGTTAGCTGCATATTTAGAATTATCTGAAGAAATTCCAGCTATCAGACAAATTCAAGCTTTAAAAAAAACAGGTGGTGTACCTCTTGATTGGTATTATTTAGCAGCACAATATTTTCGTAAACATCCAGGGTTAGACTTTGCTCAAATCCTAGAAGTAATGAAAGGCATGGTAAATCATACTGCAAGTTTAATTAGACCAATTTTAGCAGAATTTCAAGATATGCCTGACGGCTGGGATGACTTAAAAACTTATGTTAGTCGAGTTATTTCACTACCAACAGGTGCAGTTATAGAACCAAAACCCGATTCCTTTTTAGTTGAATTGCAACGCTATAATGCTGCCAAAATAACGGGTAGAGGACGAGAAAATGTTTGTGCAATTTCTAGTTCTTCCTATACTGTAACTGAGCAGATGGAATCAGCAACTTTATTTGCTCCTCAAGTTTACAGCAACCGTCAGATTTTGTTTAATGCTCAAGCTGCTAAACGGCAAATTTGCTCAATTTGGTCAATTGAAATTATGTTAAGACAAATTTTGATGAACCAAACAAATGCTGTAGGAGCAGACTTTGAAGGACGAAAATATCGCTATCTCTACATTTATCCAACTTATTTCTTCACACCAGAAACCAATAAATTTTTGCAAACTGCTTACAATCAATTTTCCCGAACTCGGTTTGATGCGGAAATGCGTAAGCATTTTATCACCGAAAAGCAAGTTGCAAACTTTCAGATAGAAAGCTATCAAAAAGTTGATGAATTGCTAATTAAAGAAAATTTGAAACCAGAGGATGATCGGACTTTCAAGATTAGCTTTCCAGAGAAAGAAACCCTGACGTTTTTCTTTTTAGGTTTACCACCAGGAAGAGAACCTACAGACACAGAATCTTGGGTAACACCAGCTTGGTTAGCGTTAGCATTACCGCTTGTGCTAGATGTGAAGGTAGTCGCATCAGAATCACCTGTACCACCATTTATTAGTGGTGCTGACTTTGAACAAACGGTTTTAATAGATGGAGAACATCAAGCAATTCGTTCTTTGATTCAACAAGATAACTATCGTCTAGATTCTATCTTACCAAGAGATTCTGAAAAGCGTGAATTTTCACCTTTAAATGCTCTCACTGCTGCTTACTCTATTCACTTAGAAGTTAACCGAAAAAAGGATGGTGATCCAGATTGGGGAAAATTAGCAGACTTAGCACGGGATTTAGAAACAACTCCTCTTTATGTCTTTCATTACTTGAATAAATGGCTACGTAAGCAAGACAAAATAGAGTCTGTAGCTATAGCCAAAATTCGCCTCTACTTAGATTTTTACCACTACTTTGAACCAGGAGGACAAGCTGTGAATCAACTACGTAAGTTAACAGAACTCTATCGGCGTTTTTATCGCTCAAAGAGTCAATATGCCAAAGCTAATGCAATTTTAAAACCAATTGATGAGGCTGCTGATGTAATTTTGAAAATTGATAAAGCTATTGCTAATGACATTGATTCTTTAACAGATATCGTAGCTGCTCGTTTGGCAAAGCTAATGAACAATGTGCGACGCAAAGCGGCTGAAGGAAAACCCACACTTGCTTTAATTGATGGTAAGTGGAAACCTGCTTTGACTTCAGAAGAAGAACGCCAAGCAGTATATGAATTTTCTAGGTACTTTGTGAAGGATATTTTTGAAGGAAGTTTTAAGAGTGATCGCGCACGTTTAGCAGGTACTCAACTTAATCTAATTCGAGACACTTGTGAATACCTCTACCGTTTAGCAGATGATGAAGAACGTAAAGCACGCCCACAAGTTGAGCCTGATGAAATTCCTGAATTAGAAATTGAGGTATCAGTCTAA
- a CDS encoding M16 family metallopeptidase — protein MTSTLVNFPRLNNPKLHQLPNGLTIIAEQMPVEAVNLSLWAKVGSAVESDAINGMAHFLEHMIFKGTQRLASGEFERRIEERGAVTNAATSQDYTHYYITTAPKDFAVLAPLQIDVVFNAAIPDDAFERERLVVLEEIKRSEDNPQRRTFRRAMEMAFDSLPYRRPVLGPEGVISQVKPQQMRDFHTTWYQPQSITAVVVGNLPAEELVEIVAEGFTASRGRETPLVGENPLVGVHPPEAAFTEIVRQDFVDESLQQARLVMVWRVPGLMQLSQTYALDVLAGILGHGRTSRLVQDLREERGLVRGISVSNMSNQLQGAFYISAKCDVENLPEVEKAIAQHLRALQTSMVKESEIARVRRRVANKFIFGNETPSDRAGLYGYYQSMVGDLEPAFNYPDYIRAQDAPELMQAAQQYLSPDAYGVVVIKPV, from the coding sequence ATGACCTCAACCCTGGTAAATTTTCCTCGCCTTAACAATCCAAAGCTGCACCAGTTGCCCAATGGTTTAACAATCATTGCCGAGCAAATGCCGGTAGAAGCAGTTAACCTCAGCTTGTGGGCGAAAGTTGGCTCGGCTGTAGAGTCGGATGCGATTAACGGTATGGCTCACTTTTTAGAGCACATGATTTTTAAAGGAACACAACGACTAGCCAGCGGCGAGTTTGAGCGGCGAATTGAAGAGCGGGGTGCGGTGACTAATGCCGCTACTAGCCAAGATTATACTCATTACTATATAACGACTGCCCCCAAGGATTTTGCCGTACTGGCCCCACTGCAAATAGACGTAGTATTTAATGCTGCTATTCCTGATGATGCATTTGAGCGAGAACGCTTGGTAGTGCTAGAAGAAATTAAGCGTTCAGAAGATAATCCTCAGCGCCGCACCTTTCGCCGGGCGATGGAGATGGCTTTTGATTCTCTACCTTATCGCCGTCCGGTGTTGGGGCCTGAAGGAGTGATTTCCCAAGTTAAACCCCAGCAAATGAGGGATTTTCACACTACTTGGTATCAACCCCAGTCGATTACTGCGGTGGTTGTGGGTAATTTGCCTGCAGAAGAATTAGTGGAAATTGTGGCTGAGGGTTTTACGGCTTCTAGGGGTAGGGAAACTCCGTTGGTTGGGGAAAATCCGTTGGTTGGGGTTCATCCTCCTGAAGCAGCATTTACAGAAATTGTCCGTCAGGATTTTGTTGATGAAAGTCTCCAGCAAGCACGGTTGGTGATGGTTTGGCGGGTTCCAGGGTTGATGCAGCTAAGTCAAACTTATGCACTGGATGTTTTGGCAGGAATTTTGGGACATGGACGAACATCCAGACTGGTGCAGGATTTGCGGGAAGAAAGGGGACTGGTGCGGGGAATTTCTGTGAGCAATATGAGTAATCAGCTGCAAGGGGCGTTTTATATTTCAGCTAAATGTGATGTAGAAAATTTACCAGAAGTGGAAAAGGCGATCGCGCAACACCTCCGTGCGCTACAAACATCCATGGTAAAAGAATCCGAAATTGCCCGTGTACGGCGGCGTGTAGCGAACAAATTTATTTTTGGTAATGAAACGCCAAGCGATCGCGCCGGGTTATATGGTTACTATCAATCTATGGTGGGAGATTTAGAACCAGCTTTTAACTACCCAGATTATATTCGCGCCCAAGATGCACCTGAATTAATGCAAGCCGCACAACAGTATCTTTCCCCAGATGCCTATGGTGTAGTTGTCATCAAGCCGGTTTAG
- a CDS encoding DUF5615 family PIN-like protein, whose translation MNIKLDENLGNLRVGTWLRLAGHDVATVKEQGLTSAPDTEVIDVCRRENRCLITSDRGFGNRLKYNPSEYAGIVVIRLPSHSNFEYWREAIDTLILGLEQADVTGKLWIVQKGKIQEYQPIQKNEEDL comes from the coding sequence GTGAATATCAAACTTGATGAAAATTTGGGTAATCTACGGGTTGGTACTTGGTTACGCCTAGCAGGACATGATGTAGCAACAGTTAAAGAACAAGGTTTAACTTCAGCACCAGATACAGAAGTTATTGATGTTTGTCGCCGTGAAAATAGATGCTTAATTACCTCAGATAGAGGGTTTGGAAACCGCCTGAAATACAATCCCTCTGAATATGCAGGAATTGTAGTTATTCGTTTACCATCTCATTCTAATTTTGAATATTGGCGTGAGGCTATAGACACATTAATTCTGGGTTTAGAACAAGCAGATGTAACGGGTAAGTTGTGGATTGTCCAAAAAGGCAAAATTCAGGAATATCAACCAATTCAAAAAAATGAAGAGGATTTATGA
- a CDS encoding fructosamine kinase family protein, with protein sequence MWTEIDEHISRVTGEKFHSSQRRSMSGGCINQGYAVSDRQLTYFVKLNQASLVGMFEAEALGLQQMFDTATIRVPKPLCWGTAGDSSYIVLEWLEMGGGNPKSWQEMGRKLAAMHQATTGQGFGWEINNTIGSTPQINTWTADWGEFYIKHRLGDQFQLARRRGGSFPQQEKLLAIIPQLLADYQVSPSLVHGDLWGGNAGCTASGEPVIFDPATYFGDREVDIAMTELFGGFPAAFYQGYNEVFPLDAGYETRKTLYNLYHILNHFNLFGGGYASQANRMIEQILR encoded by the coding sequence ATTTGGACAGAAATTGATGAACATATTAGCCGGGTGACTGGCGAAAAATTTCACTCGTCACAAAGGAGATCGATGAGTGGCGGATGCATTAACCAAGGTTATGCTGTTAGCGATCGCCAATTGACTTACTTTGTCAAGCTTAACCAAGCATCCCTAGTGGGGATGTTTGAGGCGGAAGCGCTGGGGTTACAGCAAATGTTTGACACCGCTACTATCCGCGTCCCCAAGCCGCTGTGCTGGGGTACTGCTGGGGATTCTAGCTATATTGTGCTGGAATGGCTAGAAATGGGAGGAGGTAATCCCAAATCTTGGCAAGAAATGGGACGCAAGTTAGCGGCGATGCATCAAGCCACAACGGGCCAAGGTTTTGGTTGGGAAATTAATAATACGATTGGTTCTACACCCCAAATCAATACCTGGACGGCTGATTGGGGAGAATTTTATATTAAACACCGCCTGGGTGATCAATTTCAGTTAGCAAGACGGCGAGGGGGTAGTTTTCCCCAACAAGAAAAGTTATTAGCGATAATTCCCCAATTATTGGCAGATTATCAAGTGTCACCTTCCTTAGTACACGGGGATTTGTGGGGTGGGAATGCTGGGTGTACTGCGTCGGGGGAACCGGTGATTTTTGATCCGGCGACTTATTTTGGCGATCGCGAAGTTGATATCGCCATGACAGAACTTTTTGGTGGTTTTCCAGCCGCATTTTATCAAGGTTATAACGAGGTATTTCCTTTAGATGCTGGCTATGAGACAAGGAAAACACTTTATAACCTTTATCACATTTTGAATCATTTCAATTTGTTTGGCGGCGGTTATGCTTCCCAGGCAAATCGGATGATTGAGCAGATTTTAAGATGA
- a CDS encoding WYL domain-containing protein produces MSRKKETITLSIPSGTKEQLEEIARKLRIFWGKSPSVSGLLVAIAQQEFEVGEPFTLNSPQVAALQQAIGLLKDSGFIEQAQTISSLLLERGKLEPPMRQLLLQQVSQPTEAWRLLADQFCKNQQPFHLLYANPQVGDLSFTVRYAEIAFEEKRFYLNIWCDETEDIANTVFPELIHNRCLRLDKIKGAVPVNGQWRQEGLDSLKVYLHFYKGLIKAYEAKPNDISNEVMGEVRQVVRNVSNPFWLIREVLRYGDECVIVSPENVRSLLQQKILTLCQLYDIETMS; encoded by the coding sequence ATGTCTAGGAAAAAAGAGACAATTACACTTTCAATTCCCTCTGGAACAAAAGAACAACTGGAGGAAATCGCCCGAAAATTGCGTATCTTCTGGGGTAAATCCCCCAGTGTGTCTGGATTACTGGTAGCGATCGCGCAACAAGAGTTTGAAGTCGGTGAACCTTTCACCCTCAATTCACCCCAGGTAGCCGCACTCCAGCAAGCCATAGGACTCCTGAAAGACTCTGGTTTTATTGAACAAGCGCAAACTATCTCTAGTCTGTTGTTAGAACGAGGCAAACTTGAGCCTCCTATGCGTCAATTACTACTCCAGCAAGTTAGCCAACCTACGGAAGCATGGCGCCTTCTTGCAGACCAATTCTGCAAAAATCAACAACCATTTCATCTACTCTATGCGAATCCTCAAGTGGGAGACCTGTCTTTTACAGTGCGTTACGCCGAAATTGCTTTTGAAGAGAAGCGTTTTTACTTAAATATTTGGTGCGACGAAACTGAAGATATTGCCAATACTGTCTTTCCAGAACTCATACACAATCGCTGTTTGCGTCTGGATAAAATCAAAGGTGCTGTCCCAGTAAACGGACAATGGCGGCAGGAAGGGCTAGATTCCCTAAAAGTGTACTTACACTTTTACAAAGGTCTGATTAAAGCCTACGAAGCAAAACCCAACGACATCAGCAACGAAGTTATGGGAGAGGTGCGCCAAGTCGTGAGAAATGTATCAAATCCCTTCTGGTTGATTCGAGAAGTGCTGCGCTATGGGGACGAATGCGTGATAGTCTCACCTGAAAATGTGCGATCGCTCCTCCAGCAAAAAATCCTCACCCTCTGTCAGTTGTACGATATAGAAACTATGAGTTAG
- the cas7d gene encoding type I-D CRISPR-associated protein Cas7/Csc2, with product MNFLKTLNSKFFHDVIPAKPMGKYAHFITIRVTESYPLFQTDGELNKARVRAGVENKEPISRLAMFKRKQSTPERLTGRELLRNYKIGDWEKCDYNVDFSKTTPDCILYGFAIGDSGSEKSKVVVDTAYSITAFDDSHLNFTLNAPFENGTMSRQGEVTSRINSQDHILPQVFFPSIVTLKDPTEAGFLYVFNNILRTRHYGAQTTRTGRVRNELIGVIFADGEITSNLLWTQKIYDLMDEKKQINAPDPLNEDEVLEAGTQAINALMSQECISHTDFVGSSFTQLLSEVKSITSDETRLQELLTQANAESSVYAQTWVLKSGKKDSKKDTKSNKKSTVATE from the coding sequence ATGAATTTTTTGAAAACACTCAATTCTAAGTTTTTCCATGACGTAATCCCTGCTAAACCAATGGGAAAATATGCTCATTTCATTACTATTCGCGTTACCGAGTCTTATCCCTTATTTCAGACAGATGGTGAACTCAATAAAGCTAGAGTGCGTGCTGGAGTTGAAAATAAAGAACCTATTAGCCGATTGGCAATGTTTAAGCGCAAGCAGTCAACACCAGAACGTTTAACAGGTAGAGAATTACTGCGTAACTACAAAATTGGTGACTGGGAAAAATGCGACTACAATGTAGATTTTAGCAAAACTACGCCTGATTGTATTCTCTATGGTTTTGCTATTGGTGATTCCGGTTCTGAGAAATCTAAAGTAGTTGTAGATACTGCTTATTCCATCACAGCCTTTGATGATTCTCACCTCAACTTTACCCTCAATGCACCTTTTGAAAATGGAACTATGAGCCGTCAAGGGGAAGTAACAAGTCGCATTAATAGTCAAGATCATATTTTACCTCAAGTCTTTTTCCCCAGCATTGTTACGCTGAAAGATCCAACTGAAGCTGGATTTCTCTATGTTTTCAATAATATTTTGAGAACCCGTCATTATGGAGCGCAAACCACCCGTACTGGTAGAGTTCGTAATGAGTTAATTGGGGTTATTTTCGCTGATGGTGAGATTACGAGTAACTTGCTTTGGACACAAAAAATATATGACTTAATGGATGAGAAAAAACAAATAAATGCTCCTGATCCTCTGAATGAAGATGAGGTTTTAGAGGCTGGTACACAAGCAATTAATGCACTTATGTCTCAAGAGTGCATTTCTCATACTGATTTTGTTGGATCATCATTCACACAGCTTTTGAGTGAAGTTAAATCTATCACGAGTGATGAAACTAGATTACAAGAACTGTTAACTCAAGCCAATGCTGAGTCATCTGTTTATGCTCAAACATGGGTTCTTAAGTCTGGTAAAAAAGACTCAAAGAAAGATACTAAAAGTAATAAAAAAAGCACTGTTGCAACGGAGTGA
- the cas3 gene encoding type I-D CRISPR-associated helicase Cas3' has translation MSENYSIHLKPIYSQTVPTPDGVKLPNNWLLSWHQAATLEALRDPNIDVVFNTAMTGDGKSLAAYLSAMINRTYTLAMYPTNELARDQEKQVQGYKDIFQPKYEPQINRLTAAILEKYIDSRKLPSKLEAIESFSSQYEILLTNPDIFHYLHNFYYLRGKIDNPDRLFRRIDQKYKLFLYDEFHVFSSPQIASVINTILLIKHTGDPHKKFLFLSATPNELLKTYLEKAQLRYKEINPGSVGAYKFSFDSSNNDWRQISQPIKLCFPQGIEPNLSSSYKWIEENAEKVIFRFFQDYPNSKGAIILNSIAAVKKLIPKLKAIFEPRWQVRENTGLTGETEKSQSVAEADLLLGTSTIDVGVDFRINFLVFEAADAGNFIQRFGRLGRHQGFATYHAYALIPNFLVARLFEDKSRPLHDTETYDRIQFNDAINQFWSGKNQFERYPQRWGGIQSAYIYSKLQGNHHIKEKYPEVAQKFGTSVQNALGISMKQMNAQFYRCQNEGKTKIIDEARSFRGSSQLDCAIYDLTNPDEPEAERFKMYNLPGILSNFIFELWDKNSFIAKAEKTGVITTRFDKALCYLKLRDYREVREDWHFYYPGNLRELAKSSKVQVLNDLEICQRHGYGINQISDAVSRRKLVCFISDRDRNYLRATLGLPIHFQAYAITNEPEDRRPSYTIAFGQDALLLETLTWHWKPKDDEGWIC, from the coding sequence ATGTCAGAAAATTACAGTATTCATCTCAAACCTATTTATTCTCAAACTGTCCCCACACCTGACGGGGTGAAATTACCTAATAATTGGTTGCTTTCTTGGCATCAAGCCGCAACTTTAGAAGCATTGCGTGATCCAAATATTGATGTCGTGTTCAACACTGCAATGACGGGTGATGGTAAAAGCTTGGCTGCTTATTTGTCAGCAATGATAAATCGAACTTACACTTTAGCAATGTATCCAACAAATGAACTAGCACGAGATCAAGAAAAACAGGTTCAAGGATACAAAGATATATTTCAACCCAAGTATGAACCGCAAATCAATAGATTAACTGCGGCTATTTTGGAGAAATATATAGATTCTCGAAAGCTACCTTCCAAACTAGAAGCAATAGAAAGTTTTTCTTCTCAGTATGAAATTCTGCTAACAAACCCTGATATTTTCCATTACCTTCATAACTTTTATTACTTGAGAGGAAAAATAGATAACCCAGACAGGTTATTTAGACGTATAGATCAAAAGTACAAATTATTTCTTTATGACGAATTTCATGTTTTCTCATCTCCGCAAATAGCCAGCGTCATCAATACAATACTTTTAATTAAACATACTGGTGATCCTCATAAAAAATTCCTGTTTCTTTCTGCTACACCTAATGAATTGTTAAAAACTTATTTAGAAAAAGCTCAACTTAGATATAAAGAAATTAATCCGGGTTCTGTTGGGGCTTATAAATTTTCATTTGATTCTTCAAACAATGATTGGCGGCAGATTAGTCAACCTATTAAATTGTGCTTTCCTCAAGGAATTGAGCCTAATCTAAGTTCTAGCTACAAATGGATAGAAGAAAACGCCGAGAAAGTGATTTTCAGGTTTTTTCAAGACTATCCAAATAGCAAAGGTGCAATTATTCTTAATTCAATTGCAGCAGTTAAAAAGCTAATACCCAAGTTAAAGGCTATCTTTGAACCACGATGGCAAGTTAGAGAGAATACTGGTTTAACAGGAGAAACTGAAAAATCTCAATCAGTTGCTGAAGCAGATTTACTGTTGGGTACATCTACAATTGATGTCGGTGTTGACTTTCGGATTAATTTCTTAGTTTTTGAAGCTGCTGATGCGGGAAATTTTATTCAACGCTTTGGTAGGCTTGGCAGACATCAAGGTTTTGCAACTTATCACGCTTATGCTTTGATACCTAATTTTCTTGTCGCAAGACTATTTGAGGATAAATCACGTCCTTTGCATGATACTGAAACTTATGATCGCATTCAGTTTAATGATGCTATTAATCAATTTTGGTCAGGTAAAAATCAGTTTGAGCGCTATCCTCAGAGATGGGGTGGTATACAGTCAGCTTATATCTATTCAAAGCTGCAAGGAAATCATCATATCAAAGAGAAATATCCAGAAGTAGCTCAGAAATTTGGTACTAGCGTTCAAAATGCTTTGGGAATTAGTATGAAACAAATGAATGCACAGTTTTATCGCTGTCAAAATGAAGGTAAAACAAAAATTATTGATGAGGCTAGGAGTTTTAGAGGAAGTAGTCAGTTAGATTGTGCAATTTATGACTTAACTAATCCAGATGAGCCAGAAGCAGAAAGATTTAAAATGTATAATCTTCCTGGCATTCTCAGTAACTTTATTTTCGAGCTATGGGATAAAAATAGCTTTATCGCAAAAGCTGAGAAAACTGGAGTAATTACTACTCGCTTTGATAAAGCTTTGTGTTATTTAAAATTACGAGATTATCGAGAAGTGCGGGAAGATTGGCACTTCTATTATCCAGGGAATTTGAGAGAATTGGCTAAATCTAGCAAAGTGCAAGTTCTCAACGATTTAGAGATTTGTCAAAGACACGGTTACGGTATCAACCAAATTAGTGATGCTGTGAGTAGACGTAAACTAGTGTGCTTTATTTCTGATCGCGATCGCAACTATTTACGAGCTACTTTAGGTTTACCCATCCACTTCCAAGCTTACGCGATTACCAACGAACCAGAGGACAGAAGGCCGTCTTACACCATCGCTTTCGGACAGGATGCCTTGCTGTTAGAAACTCTAACCTGGCATTGGAAGCCAAAGGATGATGAAGGATGGATCTGTTGA
- a CDS encoding DUF433 domain-containing protein, protein MTKDNLLSRISIDPNICFGKPCIRGHRIWVSLILDLLAGGETIEAILEEYSGLEKDDIFACIAYAAEMTRDSYVEIPIATHKEAS, encoded by the coding sequence ATGACTAAAGATAATTTGCTTTCTCGAATTTCTATCGACCCAAATATTTGTTTTGGTAAACCTTGCATTCGCGGACATCGTATTTGGGTATCACTAATTCTTGACCTCTTGGCTGGGGGAGAAACAATTGAGGCAATTTTAGAAGAATATTCTGGTTTGGAAAAAGACGATATTTTCGCTTGTATTGCTTATGCTGCTGAAATGACAAGAGATTCTTACGTAGAAATTCCGATTGCGACTCATAAGGAAGCCAGCTAG